The following coding sequences are from one Lolium rigidum isolate FL_2022 chromosome 6, APGP_CSIRO_Lrig_0.1, whole genome shotgun sequence window:
- the LOC124666484 gene encoding hydroxymethylglutaryl-CoA lyase, mitochondrial-like, producing MLAASRVWSRSASPSSPHALTSAAAAASSLLQRSGMQVSQKSQAPPGLAGTGDRLADAPPPPCSSSGDFREEHASRRRTNQRHPLPNRGKSIGGNHHVLYGSYLPQNQQRYRYFSSSDQERIGIVNRMIHDLPRFVKIVEVGPRDGLQNEKDTVPTPVKIELIKRLATSGLSVVEATSFVSPKWVPQLADAKDVMEVVRNITGVNFPVLTPNLKGFQAAAAAGAKEVAVFASASEAFSKSNINCSIKESLARYNDVALAAKKQEIPVRGYVSCVVGCPVEGSVPPSNVAYVAKELYDMGCYEVSLGDTIGVGTPGTVVPMLEAVMSVVPVEKLAVHFHDTYGQSLSNILVSLQMGISVVDSSVAGLGGCPYAKGASGNVATEDIVYMLNGLGIKTGVNLGKVMAAGEFICKHLGRQSGSKAATALSKVTASASKL from the exons ATGCTGGCGGCGTCCAGGGTCTGGTCTAGGTCcgcgtcgccgtcctcgccgcacGCCTTGACttccgcagcggcggcggcgagctccctTCTGCAGAGGTCCGGGATGCAGGTCTCTCAGAAATCGCAGGCGCCTCCCGGTCTAGCTGGCACGGGGGATCGCTTGGCCGATGCGCCGCCTCCGCCGTGCTCTTCTTCAGGCGATTTTCG GGAAGAGCATGCCAGCAGAAGACGAACAAATCAAAGACATCCACTGCCTAATCGAGGCAAGTCGATCGGAGGGAACCACCATGTTCTGTATGGAAGTTATCTTCCACAGAACCAACAGAGATACAGATATTTCTCTTCTTCTGACCAGGAGAGGATAGGGATTGTAAACAGG ATGATACATGATCTGCCAAGATTTGTGAAAATTGTAGAAGTTGGGCCGCGGGATGGACTGCAAAACGAAAAAGATACAGTGCCAACACCTGTAAAGATTGAGCTCATAAAGAGATTGGCAACCTCTGGATTATCAGTTGTTGAGGCAACAAGTTTTGTCTCCCCAAAATGGGTGCCACAG CTAGCTGATGCAAAGGATGTTATGGAAGTGGTTCGGAATATTACGGGTGTAAACTTTCCTGTATTGACTCCAAACCTTAAG GGATTTCAAGCAGCCGCCGCAGCAGGTGCAAAAGAAGTTGCAGTATTCGCATCAGCTTCTGAAGCATTTTCCAAGTCAAATATAAACTGTTCAATTAAAGAGAGCCTTGCCCGCTATAATGATGTTGCTCTTGCAGCAAAAAAGCAAGAAATTCCTGTGCGAGG GTATGTTTCTTGCGTGGTTGGATGCCCAGTAGAAGGATCAGTACCACCttcaaatgtagcttatgttgccaAAGAGCTTTATGACATGGGCTGCTATGAGGTTTCACTTGGTGATACAATTGGAGTTGGTACCCCAG GCACGGTTGTTCCAATGCTTGAGGCAGTTATGTCGGTCGTTCCCGTGGAAAAGCTTGCGGTCCATTTCCATGACACCTATGGCCAGTCTCTTTCGAACATCCTTGTCTCTCTCCAG ATGGGCATCAGTGTCGTGGACTCCTCCGTCGCTGGCCTCGGTGGCTGCCCCTATGCGAAGGGTGCATCAGGGAATGTTGCCACCGAGGACATCGTGTACATGCTAAATGGGTTGGGGATCAAGACAGGTGTCAATCTGGGCAAGGTAATGGCAGCCGGCGAGTTCATCTGCAAGCATCTGGGGCGCCAGTCTGGGTCCAAGGCAGCGACTGCCCTGAGCAAGGTTACAGCTAGCGCCTCAAAACTATGA
- the LOC124667175 gene encoding Holliday junction resolvase MOC1, chloroplastic-like — MAAAAAAAASAAAAAAAPATHHADCPMNALRSTALRRSTLHWDAAASFFSPPFRSRRCRCRVLAPPAAALPAKSRSRARAKLLADVAAADPWLASLSLLPADDGDAAPAPTGWALGIDPDTRGAIAVLSPDGSSQVFDNPFVHIMVSEFTRKRLDTKSIIQLLRGLDAPPGTTAYIEKSSPFPTDGKLGWWSTGFSYGLWIASLVASGFSVVPVASQTWKAYFGLTRSESPKDDSRQAARILFPDMALSLKLKKHHGRAEALLLAAYGKGLVLPPDKFIKTQRVLKHEPSLTLTGRTD, encoded by the exons ATGgcagctgccgctgccgctgctgcatcggccgccgccgccgccgccgcgccagccACCCATCACGCAGACTGCCCCATGAACGCCCTCCGCTCTACCGCCCTCCGCCGCTCCACCCTGCACTgggacgccgccgcctccttcttctccccgccCTTCCGCtctcgccgctgccgctgccgcgtgCTTGCCCCTCCGGCCGCGGCGCTGCCCGCCAAGTCCCGCTCCAGGGCCCGGGCCAAGCTCCTAGCGGACGTGGCGGCTGCGGACCCCTGGCTCGCCTCCCTCTCCCTACTCCcggccgacgacggcgacgccgcccccgcccccaccggCTGGGCGCTTGGGATCGATCCCGACACCCGCGGCGCCATCGCTGTCCTCTCGCCCGACGGATCCTCTCAG GTGTTCGATAACCCGTTCGTGCACATAATGGTGTCGGAGTTCACCCGGAAGCGCCTGGACACCAAGTCCATCATCCAACTTCTCCGTGGCCTTGATGCGCCTCCCG GAACTACTGCGTATATTGAGAAATCAAGTCCATTTCCAACTGACGGGAAACTG GGATGGTGGAGTACAGGTTTCTCGTATGGCTTGTGGATTGCTTCTCTAGTGGCATCTGGGTTTTCTGTTGTACCGGTCGCATCACAGACATGGAAAGCTTACTTTGGGCTAACTCGAAGTGAATCACCTAAG GATGATAGCAGACAAGCTGCTAGAATACTGTTCCCGGATATGGCTCTATCCCTGAAGTTGAAGAAACATCACG GACGAGCAGAGGCTCTTCTGTTAGCCGCCTATGGAAAAGGACTCGTGCTACCACCAGACAAGTTCATCAAAACACAAAGAGTACTCAAGCATGAACCCAGCTTGACATTGACGGGGAGGACCGATTGA